The Algoriphagus sp. TR-M9 genome has a window encoding:
- the dxs gene encoding 1-deoxy-D-xylulose-5-phosphate synthase, with the protein MLIQPGELLAQINSPADLKKFPKEKLVQICDELRQYIVDNVSVYGGHFGASLGVVELTVALHYVLNTPEDQLVWDVGHQAYGHKILTGRRDRFHTNRIYGGLSGFPKRKESEYDTFGVGHSSTSISAALGMAVASKYRDLPKKQHVAVIGDGSMTGGMAFEAMNHAGVSDTNLIIILNDNCMSIDPNVGALKDYLTDITTSRTYNKAKDEVWKILGKLSKFGSSAQEVISKVEGGIKSALLNQSNLFESLNLRYFGPVDGHDVNHLAEVLNDLKDIPGPKILHCVTVKGKGYAPAENGNQTTWHAPGTFDKVTGEIYKKTPSTPQAPKYQEVFGHTLVELAEQNDKIMGVTPAMPSGSSMNIMMKAMPDRAFDVGIAEQHAVTFSAGLATQGLVPFCNIYSTFMQRAYDQVLHDVCLQNLPVVLCLDRAGFAGADGPTHHGAYDIAFFRCIPNLVVSAPMNEEELRNMMYSASTHNGPYSIRYPRGKGVMPEWRTAFEQIPVGQGRIIKEGEEIAILSIGHIGNYAVEACEKLTKEGLNPAHYDMRFVKPLDEELLHEIFSKFKKVITVEDGCLMGGFGSAVIEWMMDHEYQAQVKRLGIPDEVIEHGEQIELHRECGFDPEGIAAAVRSMTAVTKI; encoded by the coding sequence ATGCTCATTCAACCAGGAGAATTATTAGCTCAAATAAATAGTCCCGCTGACCTGAAGAAATTTCCCAAGGAAAAACTGGTACAGATCTGCGATGAACTGCGCCAGTATATAGTGGATAATGTATCCGTTTACGGTGGGCATTTTGGAGCTAGCCTAGGTGTGGTGGAGCTTACCGTTGCCTTGCACTACGTGCTGAATACACCTGAAGATCAATTGGTGTGGGATGTAGGCCATCAGGCTTATGGACATAAAATCCTTACCGGTAGAAGAGATAGGTTTCATACCAACCGTATTTATGGAGGATTATCCGGTTTCCCAAAACGAAAAGAAAGCGAATACGATACCTTTGGCGTAGGCCATTCTAGTACCTCGATTTCGGCGGCTTTGGGGATGGCTGTAGCTTCTAAATACAGAGACCTTCCCAAAAAACAACATGTAGCCGTGATCGGAGATGGGTCAATGACTGGCGGAATGGCTTTTGAAGCCATGAATCATGCCGGTGTCAGTGATACTAATCTCATCATAATCTTGAATGATAACTGCATGTCCATAGATCCAAATGTGGGTGCACTGAAGGATTACCTGACAGATATCACTACATCGCGTACGTACAATAAAGCGAAAGATGAGGTCTGGAAAATACTGGGTAAGCTGAGCAAATTCGGGTCAAGCGCCCAAGAAGTGATCTCAAAAGTAGAAGGAGGAATAAAGTCAGCTTTGCTCAATCAAAGTAACCTTTTTGAATCCTTAAATCTTCGGTACTTTGGTCCAGTGGACGGCCATGATGTCAATCATTTGGCAGAAGTACTCAATGATCTCAAAGATATTCCAGGGCCTAAAATCCTACACTGTGTGACAGTGAAAGGCAAGGGCTATGCTCCGGCAGAAAATGGAAACCAGACTACCTGGCATGCCCCAGGGACTTTTGATAAAGTCACCGGTGAAATATATAAAAAGACACCTAGCACCCCCCAAGCACCAAAATACCAGGAGGTTTTTGGTCATACACTGGTAGAGCTGGCTGAGCAGAATGATAAAATCATGGGAGTGACCCCTGCGATGCCATCGGGTTCGTCCATGAATATCATGATGAAGGCCATGCCAGATCGTGCATTTGATGTGGGAATAGCCGAACAGCATGCAGTGACTTTCTCTGCTGGATTGGCTACCCAAGGTTTGGTGCCTTTCTGTAACATTTATTCTACCTTCATGCAGCGTGCTTACGATCAGGTTTTACACGATGTATGTTTACAAAACTTACCTGTAGTACTTTGCTTGGATAGAGCAGGTTTTGCAGGTGCAGATGGTCCTACTCACCATGGGGCTTACGATATCGCGTTTTTCCGCTGCATACCAAATCTGGTGGTTTCTGCACCAATGAACGAAGAGGAGCTCCGCAACATGATGTATTCGGCTTCTACGCACAATGGGCCATACTCCATCCGATATCCACGTGGTAAGGGTGTGATGCCAGAGTGGAGGACAGCATTTGAGCAGATCCCTGTGGGTCAAGGAAGAATCATCAAAGAAGGCGAAGAAATAGCCATTTTATCCATTGGTCATATAGGAAACTATGCGGTGGAGGCCTGTGAAAAGCTGACCAAGGAAGGCTTAAATCCTGCTCACTATGATATGCGTTTTGTGAAGCCACTAGACGAAGAGTTGCTTCATGAGATTTTTAGCAAGTTCAAAAAAGTGATCACAGTAGAGGACGGCTGTCTGATGGGAGGCTTTGGATCGGCTGTGATCGAGTGGATGATGGATCATGAGTATCAAGCTCAAGTGAAGCGTCTCGGGATTCCTGATGAAGTCATAGAGCATGGAGAGCAGATCGAGCTGCACAGAGAATGCGGGTTTGATCCAGAGGGCATAGCTGCCGCGGTGAGAAGCATGACTGCTGTCACTAAAATCTAA
- a CDS encoding alpha/beta fold hydrolase, with product MSSINFFEKGSGQPVILIHGFCEVSQMWEDIADELSDQFRVICPDLPGCGKTVLNLSQNKLEEVAVQLEEWMESQNIQNPIIIGHSLGGYVTLALLELMGSKLKAVGLFHSTAFADDEEKVGMRNRTITFLKKHGVDTFVTSFVPPLIPEHRREELQSEINDAIHQAKQSTLEGLIYYTKAMRDRKDRIEVLKSFAGPKLMIAGTEDGAVKIQASRAHKPTVSDYFELEGVGHLGMIEQKSACIEILKGFCEKANG from the coding sequence ATGTCCAGTATCAATTTTTTTGAAAAAGGCTCAGGGCAGCCAGTAATTCTTATTCATGGCTTTTGCGAAGTATCCCAAATGTGGGAGGATATTGCGGATGAACTTTCTGACCAATTTAGGGTGATCTGTCCAGATCTGCCCGGCTGTGGAAAGACAGTATTAAACCTTTCCCAAAACAAGCTAGAAGAAGTGGCCGTACAGCTGGAAGAATGGATGGAATCCCAAAACATCCAAAACCCTATCATCATTGGCCATTCTTTGGGTGGTTACGTCACCTTGGCATTACTGGAGTTGATGGGGTCTAAACTTAAAGCTGTGGGATTGTTTCACTCTACCGCATTTGCAGATGATGAGGAAAAGGTCGGGATGCGAAACCGAACTATCACTTTTTTGAAAAAACATGGCGTGGACACCTTTGTGACTTCATTTGTCCCACCTTTGATACCGGAACACAGACGGGAGGAATTACAGTCTGAGATTAATGATGCGATCCATCAGGCTAAACAATCCACGCTAGAAGGATTAATCTATTATACTAAAGCAATGCGTGACCGAAAGGACCGTATTGAGGTGTTAAAAAGTTTTGCAGGCCCCAAATTAATGATTGCAGGTACTGAGGACGGTGCTGTTAAAATCCAAGCCAGCAGAGCTCACAAGCCAACAGTTTCCGATTATTTCGAATTGGAAGGCGTGGGGCATCTCGGTATGATCGAGCAAAAAAGCGCCTGTATTGAGATTTTGAAGGGGTTTTGTGAAAAAGCCAATGGATAG
- a CDS encoding bifunctional UDP-N-acetylmuramoyl-tripeptide:D-alanyl-D-alanine ligase/alanine racemase — translation MLQKLSLSQILEITKGSCENSCPEVLISQIAIDSRQVLNPSSTLFIALRGAKADGAAFIPELIASGVKVFVVPADFSSEIAPGTWMIKVPDTRKALQDLARFERNQFQKPVVSVTGSNGKTIVKEWLGQILTQTYAVAKSPKSYNSQVGVPLSIFGIEEYHQVAILEAGISKRGEMDALKEMIQPSLGVFTNIGTAHQEGFASLEEKLNEKVSLFKDSELVIYCKDQEYVAGAMEREYPADKLIAWSDLPGSDYCRSIKKELDSSRIILLKNDLSTYTFQVPFTDLASLENITHVIIAAITLGQPTEAIQAGIQNLKPVEMRLTLKAGVNDSLLIDDTYNNDLAGLKVALDFMQQQRPKKRRVLILSDFLQQGDPNPLYREVAELADRYAIDLVIGVGTQISLLEKQLNAKFLQFETTAQLMNQLNPDSFQNDLILITGARVFGFEEVVNRLQQMVHGTTLEINLNSLTHNYNFFKKLISPQTKVMIMVKAFAYGGGAVEIANLVQTMGADYLGVAFSDEGIALRKQGITLPIMVLNPMMESFALCSEYDLEPVVFSLEFFQNLATWCSTHQKQMKIHLDLDTGMHRLGFEPKHISALNLLIAENPQLEIASIYTHLVGADEQVHREFTLHQLHTFERMKDQILGNLSYRPLIHALNSAGIVAFPEWQFDMVRMGIGLYGVDLTGNYNSNLRTISTLKTTVSQVKEIKAGETVGYSRMGKLEAGGKIATLAIGYADGYDRRFGNGKGYVLIHGQKAPLVGNVCMDMCMVDVTGLDVKTGDVAVIYGEKIPLIELAKLIGTIPYELHTNISTRVKRVYYLD, via the coding sequence ATGCTTCAGAAGCTTAGCCTTTCCCAAATCTTAGAAATCACCAAAGGCTCATGTGAGAATAGTTGCCCGGAAGTCTTGATTTCTCAGATTGCCATTGATTCTAGGCAGGTCTTGAATCCAAGCTCTACACTATTTATTGCGCTTAGGGGTGCCAAAGCTGACGGTGCGGCATTTATTCCCGAGCTGATCGCTTCAGGCGTAAAGGTTTTTGTGGTTCCTGCAGACTTTTCTTCCGAAATAGCCCCCGGAACCTGGATGATCAAAGTACCCGATACCAGAAAAGCCCTTCAAGATTTGGCAAGATTTGAGAGAAATCAATTCCAAAAACCAGTGGTGAGTGTGACCGGAAGCAATGGAAAAACCATAGTCAAGGAGTGGCTAGGGCAGATTCTGACCCAAACTTATGCTGTGGCCAAAAGCCCTAAAAGCTACAATTCTCAGGTGGGTGTGCCACTTTCTATTTTTGGTATAGAAGAGTATCACCAGGTGGCGATCCTGGAAGCCGGAATTTCCAAAAGAGGAGAAATGGACGCTTTGAAAGAAATGATTCAGCCTAGTTTGGGGGTTTTCACCAATATTGGTACCGCTCACCAAGAAGGATTTGCAAGCCTGGAAGAAAAGCTGAACGAAAAAGTTTCGCTTTTCAAAGATTCAGAACTAGTGATATACTGCAAGGATCAGGAGTACGTTGCAGGGGCGATGGAGCGGGAATATCCAGCAGATAAACTGATCGCTTGGTCTGACCTACCAGGATCTGACTATTGCAGGTCAATCAAAAAAGAGCTGGATTCTAGCAGGATCATTCTATTGAAAAATGACCTCAGCACCTATACTTTTCAGGTTCCATTTACAGATCTGGCTTCTTTAGAAAACATCACACATGTGATCATAGCGGCCATTACACTGGGTCAACCCACGGAGGCGATTCAAGCGGGCATCCAGAACTTAAAGCCTGTGGAGATGAGGCTTACACTGAAGGCTGGTGTAAATGATTCCCTACTCATCGATGACACGTATAACAATGATCTGGCTGGACTGAAAGTCGCTTTGGACTTCATGCAGCAGCAGCGCCCAAAGAAAAGAAGGGTCCTGATTCTGTCTGATTTCTTGCAGCAAGGTGACCCCAATCCGCTCTACAGAGAAGTAGCAGAGCTAGCTGATCGCTATGCCATTGACTTAGTCATAGGAGTGGGGACACAAATATCCTTGTTAGAAAAGCAACTGAATGCAAAGTTTCTGCAATTCGAGACTACTGCGCAATTGATGAATCAACTGAATCCTGATTCCTTTCAAAATGATCTGATCTTGATTACTGGAGCTAGGGTTTTTGGTTTTGAAGAAGTAGTGAACCGCCTACAGCAAATGGTTCATGGCACCACCCTGGAAATTAACCTCAATTCCCTGACGCATAACTACAATTTTTTCAAAAAGCTCATATCTCCGCAGACTAAGGTCATGATCATGGTGAAGGCCTTTGCCTATGGAGGAGGGGCAGTAGAAATCGCAAATCTGGTACAAACCATGGGGGCAGATTATCTGGGAGTGGCCTTTTCAGATGAAGGAATAGCTTTGCGCAAGCAAGGGATTACGCTGCCGATTATGGTCTTAAACCCGATGATGGAGTCATTTGCGCTGTGTAGCGAATATGATCTTGAGCCTGTGGTCTTTAGTTTGGAATTTTTCCAAAATCTAGCCACCTGGTGCAGTACACATCAGAAACAGATGAAAATCCATTTGGATTTGGATACCGGCATGCACCGCCTGGGCTTTGAACCCAAGCATATTTCAGCTTTGAATCTGCTGATAGCAGAAAATCCCCAGTTAGAAATTGCATCCATCTATACCCATCTGGTAGGTGCAGATGAGCAAGTCCACCGGGAGTTTACGCTTCATCAGCTGCACACTTTCGAGCGGATGAAGGACCAGATCCTAGGGAATCTCTCCTATCGTCCCCTTATTCATGCACTCAATTCTGCCGGAATAGTCGCTTTTCCTGAATGGCAATTTGATATGGTGAGAATGGGGATAGGCTTGTACGGGGTAGACCTAACCGGAAATTACAATTCCAATCTCAGAACGATCAGCACTTTAAAAACCACGGTATCACAGGTCAAGGAGATCAAAGCTGGGGAAACGGTGGGCTATTCACGCATGGGAAAACTAGAAGCCGGAGGGAAAATCGCCACTCTGGCTATAGGCTACGCCGATGGATACGACCGGCGCTTCGGTAACGGCAAAGGATATGTGCTGATCCACGGTCAAAAAGCGCCCCTTGTAGGTAATGTATGCATGGATATGTGTATGGTGGATGTCACTGGACTGGATGTCAAAACCGGTGATGTCGCGGTTATTTATGGAGAAAAAATCCCTTTGATAGAATTGGCAAAACTGATAGGGACCATTCCCTATGAACTGCACACTAATATCAGTACTAGGGTGAAGCGTGTCTATTACTTAGATTAG
- a CDS encoding segregation and condensation protein A produces the protein MSFEIKLPLFEGPFDLMLFFIERDELDIYDIPISKITNDFLDYIHQMERMEMEVASDFILFAATLMKIKSRMLLPRPELNEEGEEIDPREELIKNLLEYKKYKSVIEELATMEGEELSKEKRGNIAKELQALSKVDDVDAEMQHVDLYKLLKVFQRSMAKMAARVDETKHTVIQYPYTITQQKDFVLEKISFKKQVPFEEFINYKPDKIFVIYTFLAILELLQLEMVTIIIGEGFNNFWVEKTEPIATA, from the coding sequence TTGAGTTTCGAAATCAAATTACCACTCTTCGAAGGTCCGTTCGACCTGATGCTCTTTTTCATCGAGCGGGATGAGCTGGATATTTATGACATTCCTATCTCTAAGATTACCAATGACTTCCTAGACTATATCCATCAAATGGAACGCATGGAAATGGAAGTGGCCAGTGATTTTATACTTTTTGCAGCCACCCTGATGAAGATTAAATCCAGAATGCTCCTGCCCAGACCGGAGCTGAACGAGGAGGGCGAAGAAATCGACCCACGTGAGGAATTGATCAAAAATCTACTGGAATATAAAAAATATAAATCCGTCATCGAAGAGCTCGCGACCATGGAGGGAGAGGAACTTTCGAAGGAAAAGCGGGGAAATATAGCCAAGGAACTGCAGGCATTGAGCAAGGTAGACGATGTGGATGCAGAAATGCAGCACGTAGACCTCTACAAACTGCTCAAGGTGTTCCAGCGATCCATGGCCAAAATGGCTGCTCGTGTCGATGAAACAAAACACACTGTAATCCAGTATCCCTATACTATTACCCAACAAAAAGACTTTGTCTTGGAAAAAATCAGTTTCAAAAAACAAGTACCTTTTGAAGAATTTATCAACTATAAGCCTGATAAGATTTTTGTGATTTACACCTTTTTGGCCATTCTGGAACTACTTCAACTGGAAATGGTTACCATTATCATCGGAGAAGGATTCAATAATTTTTGGGTAGAAAAGACTGAGCCAATCGCTACAGCCTAG
- a CDS encoding potassium channel family protein produces MKYIIVGIGNFGGYLAKRLTNMGHEVIGVDSSESRIDLIKDEITHSIVMDATDLSAVKNLPLKDFDVVIIAIGEDVGASIMSTAIFKQLKSKRIIARAINKLHETVIQAIGVDEIIHPEEETADRLSKRLQMKGVLDSLEISDEYNIVEVKVPKRYVEMSVAEANIRQEFYLNILTIIKIEQKKNLLGINTPYKNVIGVVTPDHKFEEEDILLIFGKMKNIQQFLELGD; encoded by the coding sequence ATGAAATATATAATTGTAGGAATAGGGAACTTTGGGGGATACCTGGCAAAGCGCCTGACCAATATGGGACATGAGGTCATCGGCGTGGACTCTAGCGAAAGCAGAATTGACCTGATCAAGGATGAAATCACCCATTCCATAGTCATGGATGCTACGGACCTGTCGGCAGTTAAAAACTTGCCGCTGAAGGATTTTGACGTAGTCATCATAGCCATAGGTGAAGATGTGGGTGCTTCTATCATGAGTACAGCCATCTTCAAGCAGTTGAAGTCTAAGCGAATCATCGCCAGGGCTATCAATAAACTGCATGAAACCGTGATACAGGCCATAGGTGTGGATGAAATAATTCATCCGGAGGAAGAGACTGCGGATAGGCTATCCAAAAGGCTACAGATGAAAGGAGTCTTGGACTCACTGGAAATCTCTGATGAATATAACATCGTGGAAGTGAAGGTGCCTAAACGCTACGTAGAGATGTCTGTAGCAGAGGCCAATATCCGTCAGGAATTCTATTTGAATATTCTTACAATCATCAAAATAGAGCAGAAGAAAAACTTATTGGGGATCAATACGCCTTACAAAAACGTGATCGGAGTAGTGACTCCTGACCATAAATTTGAGGAGGAAGATATTCTGTTGATTTTCGGGAAAATGAAAAACATACAGCAATTTCTCGAACTTGGGGATTAA
- a CDS encoding lysylphosphatidylglycerol synthase transmembrane domain-containing protein, translated as MKLDNKKIFQTLNPNKVWVPVIIGLAIVFAMFYFDPSVNKDSLRAVFDASMPWILVAILVIIFRDAGYVYRIREITNRELSWLRAVYVIILWEFASAVTPSVVGGTAVAIFILNKEGIKLGRAIAYVMVTAILDNLFFVIGAPIILFFAKGNIFPESQVLESQLGKSLEAIFWVSYGLYAAYSLVMALALFYRPRVFKWVLIKLFSIKWLRKWKHDAQEYGNQIIDASKEMTGKKASYWIPIILATIFIWSSRYLMLNALISAFVPLEIYEHVIVFARQVIMWIVMMISPTPGSSGTAEFFFGQFFTEFLGNYTFVTSILWRLLSYYPYLIFGAIFLPRWIRQVFFQKKKSNLDQNASEA; from the coding sequence ATGAAACTGGACAATAAAAAAATTTTCCAAACACTTAATCCCAACAAAGTCTGGGTACCTGTCATCATTGGCCTGGCGATAGTTTTTGCCATGTTCTATTTTGATCCCTCAGTGAATAAAGATTCCCTGCGTGCGGTATTCGATGCATCTATGCCTTGGATCTTGGTGGCGATTTTGGTCATTATCTTCCGCGATGCCGGTTATGTGTATAGAATCCGGGAAATCACCAACCGGGAACTCAGCTGGTTAAGAGCTGTCTATGTGATTATTCTCTGGGAATTTGCATCCGCAGTGACTCCCTCCGTAGTAGGAGGTACAGCAGTGGCGATTTTTATCCTAAACAAGGAAGGAATCAAGCTGGGTAGAGCCATTGCCTATGTAATGGTAACTGCCATTTTGGACAATTTATTCTTTGTCATAGGGGCTCCGATTATTCTGTTTTTTGCCAAGGGAAATATTTTCCCAGAAAGCCAGGTCCTAGAATCCCAACTAGGAAAAAGCCTGGAAGCTATTTTCTGGGTGAGTTATGGGCTTTACGCAGCTTATAGTTTGGTCATGGCACTGGCTTTATTTTATAGGCCTAGAGTATTCAAGTGGGTGTTGATCAAATTATTTTCCATCAAATGGCTCAGAAAGTGGAAGCACGATGCCCAGGAATATGGCAATCAAATTATCGATGCCTCTAAAGAAATGACCGGCAAAAAAGCCAGCTACTGGATACCCATCATTTTGGCCACCATCTTTATCTGGAGCTCCAGATACCTGATGCTCAATGCCTTGATTTCTGCATTTGTACCACTGGAAATTTATGAGCATGTCATTGTATTTGCCAGACAAGTGATCATGTGGATCGTCATGATGATCTCACCTACACCCGGAAGCAGTGGTACTGCTGAGTTCTTTTTTGGTCAGTTCTTCACTGAATTTTTGGGTAATTACACCTTCGTGACCAGCATACTATGGAGGCTTTTGAGCTATTATCCTTATCTGATTTTTGGCGCGATTTTTCTGCCTAGATGGATCAGACAGGTGTTTTTCCAAAAAAAGAAATCCAATTTAGATCAAAATGCTTCAGAAGCTTAG
- a CDS encoding ion transporter, whose product MRITKARLAHIVFESDDWASKTFDIVLLFLIFGSILVAILDSVASLRVKYGEIFLILEWMFTILFSIEYGLRVWLSRKPSNYIFSFFGMVDLLAILPTYVSFFVVNSQFLTVVRALRLLRVIRILKLGRYVAEAEYLTRSLKASSHKIMIFIGFVVTIVLIMGTLMFIIEGPQHGFTSIPVGMYWAIVTLTTVGFGDITPVTALGQFVSSIIMLLGYAIIAVPTGIVSSEMASQKKKMDNEASTYCPSCERTGLSKADYYCRYCGERMP is encoded by the coding sequence ATGAGAATCACCAAAGCAAGATTAGCACATATCGTATTTGAGTCAGATGACTGGGCATCAAAAACCTTCGATATCGTTCTCCTTTTCTTGATTTTTGGAAGTATTCTGGTGGCGATTTTGGACTCAGTCGCTAGCCTGAGAGTAAAGTACGGAGAGATTTTCCTGATTTTAGAATGGATGTTTACCATTCTATTCTCCATAGAATACGGCCTGCGGGTATGGCTCTCCAGAAAACCCTCCAATTACATTTTCAGTTTTTTTGGAATGGTGGATTTATTGGCTATTCTACCGACATACGTGAGTTTTTTCGTGGTCAATTCCCAGTTTCTCACCGTAGTAAGGGCGCTTAGATTACTTCGGGTAATTCGTATTTTGAAGCTGGGAAGGTACGTGGCCGAGGCGGAATACCTGACTCGATCCTTGAAAGCTAGCTCACACAAAATCATGATATTCATTGGCTTCGTGGTCACCATTGTATTGATTATGGGCACCTTGATGTTTATCATAGAAGGCCCCCAGCATGGCTTTACCAGCATTCCTGTGGGCATGTACTGGGCCATCGTGACCCTGACTACCGTAGGCTTTGGTGACATCACCCCAGTTACGGCTCTGGGACAGTTTGTCTCCTCTATTATTATGCTTTTGGGCTATGCCATCATTGCCGTCCCCACTGGCATAGTTTCTTCAGAAATGGCTTCGCAAAAGAAAAAAATGGACAATGAGGCCTCTACTTATTGTCCCAGCTGCGAACGAACAGGATTGAGCAAAGCAGATTATTACTGCAGGTATTGTGGGGAAAGAATGCCTTAA
- a CDS encoding GAF domain-containing protein has product MSESLYIPEKATKAEKYEAIFPQIEALISGEPDLYANLANISAALKEAFDFFWVGFYLAKENQLVLGPFQGPIACTRISMGKGVCGTAWKEGKTVLVSDVDAFPGHIACSSASKSEIVVPVFKGGLVAMVLDVDSDQLDDFDEVDQKYLEKLMGMLGQKI; this is encoded by the coding sequence ATGTCTGAAAGTTTATATATTCCTGAGAAAGCTACAAAAGCTGAAAAATACGAAGCCATTTTTCCTCAGATCGAAGCCTTGATTTCCGGAGAACCCGATCTCTATGCAAATCTGGCCAATATCTCAGCAGCATTAAAAGAAGCCTTTGACTTCTTTTGGGTAGGATTTTATCTGGCTAAAGAAAATCAGCTTGTCCTAGGTCCTTTTCAGGGACCCATTGCCTGTACCAGGATTTCTATGGGAAAAGGAGTGTGTGGAACGGCCTGGAAGGAAGGAAAAACAGTTTTGGTTTCTGATGTGGATGCCTTTCCAGGACATATAGCATGCAGCTCGGCATCAAAGTCTGAGATCGTGGTCCCCGTATTCAAAGGAGGCCTGGTGGCCATGGTTTTGGATGTGGATTCAGATCAGTTGGATGATTTTGATGAAGTCGATCAGAAATACCTGGAAAAGTTAATGGGAATGTTGGGTCAGAAGATCTAG
- a CDS encoding TrkH family potassium uptake protein: MKLKIFSNPDRNIYFLRKTVLLQEIIVRISGFLAFGILMYHWGYSMEPQDEVAASFLFNLCLILIGVGYLVRVLLVENSIFQARVILELMLSVLLTFTALLRWNVFGNDFTTKILEISAHYHLINILVVVLFFIELSKYSLAVNKLKLSPTLVFILSFLVLILIGAGLLSLPEATTHGISLIDALFTSTSAVCVTGLIVLDTAHDFTFFGQVIIMVLFQIGGLGIMVFTSFFGFFFKGSFSIENRLFLRDYINENNVGEIYSTLIKIVTFTILVEGIAAVLIYHFTADSLFEARGEHLFFSLFHAISAFCNAGFSNLSAGLYQPGFREAYSMHLVIAGAIILGGIGFPVVINYYSYLKHLIVGGIKSALGIEKYRHAPRVSSINSRLVLYTTGILLVFGVIVYAIAEQAYTLKGLSPYGKFATVIFGAVTPRTAGFNTVDMSQLAVPTILAYFLLMWIGASPGSTGGGLKTSTFAVAFLNTFSIATGKNRLNVFRRQISTLTLKKAFAVIFLSILVIGAGIFSIMVMDPNQELINVSFEVISAFSTVGLSLGITSTLSTGSKLVLMLIMFMGRVGTLTVLVAVVRKIGEQKFKYPEETVFIT; this comes from the coding sequence ATGAAGTTAAAGATTTTTTCCAACCCAGATCGAAATATTTATTTTCTGAGGAAGACGGTTCTGCTTCAGGAGATAATTGTTCGGATCAGTGGATTTTTGGCTTTTGGGATTCTTATGTACCACTGGGGATATTCCATGGAACCCCAGGATGAGGTAGCCGCCTCCTTTTTGTTCAACTTATGTTTGATTTTGATCGGAGTGGGCTATCTGGTGAGGGTGCTCTTGGTCGAGAATTCCATCTTCCAGGCCAGGGTCATTTTAGAGCTGATGCTTTCAGTTTTGCTGACCTTTACGGCGCTTCTCAGGTGGAATGTGTTTGGAAATGATTTCACCACTAAAATTCTTGAAATTTCAGCCCATTACCATCTGATAAACATTTTGGTAGTTGTGCTTTTTTTCATAGAACTCAGCAAGTACAGTCTGGCTGTCAACAAGCTCAAGCTAAGTCCTACACTGGTGTTTATTTTGTCATTTCTGGTATTGATTCTCATCGGGGCAGGCCTTTTGAGTCTCCCGGAGGCCACCACCCATGGGATAAGTCTGATCGATGCACTTTTTACCTCTACCTCTGCAGTATGTGTGACGGGGTTGATTGTGCTGGATACGGCACATGATTTCACCTTTTTTGGACAGGTGATTATTATGGTGCTATTTCAGATTGGTGGATTGGGCATCATGGTTTTTACCAGCTTTTTTGGCTTTTTTTTTAAAGGTAGTTTTTCGATAGAAAACCGACTTTTTCTGCGGGATTATATCAATGAAAACAATGTAGGTGAGATCTATTCTACCCTGATCAAGATCGTTACTTTCACCATTTTGGTGGAGGGTATCGCTGCGGTTTTGATCTACCATTTTACAGCGGATTCCTTGTTTGAGGCACGTGGAGAACATTTGTTTTTCTCCCTTTTCCATGCGATTTCAGCCTTTTGCAACGCCGGATTTTCCAACCTCAGCGCTGGACTCTATCAGCCAGGTTTCCGGGAGGCCTATTCCATGCATCTGGTTATAGCCGGAGCTATTATTTTAGGTGGAATTGGTTTTCCAGTGGTGATCAATTATTACTCCTACCTCAAGCATTTAATAGTAGGCGGAATTAAGAGTGCGCTGGGGATTGAAAAGTATAGGCATGCTCCTAGGGTGTCCAGCATCAATTCGCGCTTGGTACTCTATACCACCGGCATACTTCTGGTGTTTGGAGTGATTGTTTATGCTATAGCCGAGCAAGCCTATACCCTCAAAGGACTAAGTCCTTATGGTAAGTTTGCGACCGTGATTTTCGGTGCAGTCACGCCGCGTACAGCAGGCTTCAATACCGTGGATATGAGCCAGCTGGCAGTGCCAACCATACTTGCGTATTTCTTGTTGATGTGGATAGGGGCATCGCCTGGATCCACGGGCGGGGGATTGAAGACCAGTACTTTTGCCGTGGCTTTTTTGAATACTTTCAGTATAGCCACAGGCAAAAATCGCCTGAATGTCTTTCGTAGGCAAATTTCCACTTTGACATTGAAAAAGGCTTTTGCCGTAATTTTCCTGTCCATTTTGGTGATTGGAGCAGGAATTTTTTCCATAATGGTGATGGATCCCAATCAGGAATTGATCAATGTTTCCTTTGAGGTTATCAGTGCATTTTCCACAGTTGGGCTTTCGCTGGGGATCACATCCACCCTGAGTACAGGCAGTAAACTGGTGCTGATGCTGATCATGTTTATGGGACGTGTGGGTACCCTTACCGTGCTGGTAGCAGTAGTGAGGAAAATCGGCGAACAAAAATTTAAGTATCCGGAAGAAACAGTCTTTATCACGTAA